One genomic segment of Cryptococcus neoformans var. neoformans JEC21 chromosome 8 sequence includes these proteins:
- a CDS encoding cytochrome b5, putative, giving the protein MAAPAPPVAADPARTADPSAYSGPDVGAESGSKQEEKLLYTFETLAQHNTREELWMLLHDKVYDVTAFMDEHPGGDEVLLEEAGRDATEAFEDVGHSDEAREMLTKMYLGEFQGEKKGKAKKGSSSTGTSSSSSSGFPTWTIPLALFVAFLAWRLLLA; this is encoded by the exons ATGgccgcccccgccccccccgTCGCCGCCGACCCCGCCAGGACCGCCGACCCCTCCGCGTACTCTGGTCCTGACGTCGGCGCAGAGTCTGGATCCAAGCAGGAGGAAAAGCTGCTCTACACTTTTGAGACCCTTGCCCAGCACAACACCAGGGAAGAACTCTGGATGCTGTTGCATGACAAGGTCTATGACGTTACTGCGTTCATGGACGAG CACCCcggtggagatgaagttttgcttgaagaagctg GACGGGACGCAACGGAGGCCTTTGAGGATGTCGGACACTCTGATGAAGCGAGGGAAATGTTGACAAAGATGTATTTGGGAGAGTTCCAGGGAGAG aagaagggcaaggcgaagaaaggTTCAAGCAGTACCGGTACTTCtagctcatcatcttctgg TTTCCCCACTTGGACAATCCCTCTCGCCTTGTTCGTCGCCTTTCTTGCTTGGcgtctcctcctcgcctaA